The following proteins come from a genomic window of Mauremys mutica isolate MM-2020 ecotype Southern chromosome 7, ASM2049712v1, whole genome shotgun sequence:
- the KBTBD12 gene encoding kelch repeat and BTB domain-containing protein 12, which yields MDHKTEGKRKQRHSLTLLDQLNNMKELTQMIDVVLVAEGEKFPCHKLILAAFSPYFKAMFTCGLLECTQREVVLYDISSESVSIILNYMYSADLNLTNFNVQSVAVAAFFMQMEDVFNVCQKYMMDHMDASNCVGIYYFAKHIGAEELSDQARQYLYQHFAEVSLHEEILEIEAQQLLSLIRSDDLNVSREESILDLVLRWVNHSRKSRVEHLIELLKQVRLELVSPSFLVEARKRNTVLLSNSECHDMIDGALETIKKSNHPSLSLRYGMETTSLLLCIGNNSLGIRSRHGSYADASFCYAPATQKTYFISSPKYGEGLGCVCTGVVTENNDIIVAGEASAVKMSRQKAKNIEIYRYHSRGNRFWQSLCTAQFRELYALGTVHNDLYIIGGQMKLKNQYLVTNCVEKYSMEQDSWRSVAPLPVQLACHAVVTVNNKLYVMGGWTPQMDLPDDELDRLSNRTLQYDPGQDKWTECTPMKYSKYRFSTAVVNSEIYVLGGIGCLGRDRGQARQCLDAVEIYNPDGDFWRDGPPMPSPLLSLRTNSTNAGSVEGKLYLCGGFHGAARHEIITKTILELDTWGNQWNVVAVNVLMHDSYDVCLVARLNPRDLIPPPSDLVDQ from the exons ATGGATCACAAGACCGAAGGGAAAAGGAAGCAGCGACATAGCTTGACTTTACTGGATCAATTAAACAATATGAAAGAATTAACACAAATGATTGATGTGGTCCTTGTAGCAGAAGGTGAGAAGTTCCCCTGCCATAAACTGATATTGGCTGCATTCAGTCCCTATTTCAAAGCCATGTTTACCTGTGGCTTGCTTGAATGCACCCAAAGAGAAGTGGTGCTCTATGACATCTCATCAGAGAGTGTGTCCATAATACTCAACTACATGTACAGTGCAGATTTGAACCTCACTAATTTCAATGTCCAAAGTGTTGCTGTTGCTGCATTTTTTATGCAGATGGAAGATGTTTTCAATGTGTGTCAGAAATACATGATGGACCATATGGATGCTTCCAACTGTGTAGGGATCTACTATTTTGCAAAGCACATTGGGGCAGAAGAATTGTCTGATCAAGCTAGACAATATTTGTATCAGCACTTTGCTGAGGTGAGCTTGCATGAAGAAATATTAGAGATTGAAGCACAGCAGTTGCTGAGTCTCATAAGATCAGATGATCTGAATGTATCCCGGGAGGAGAGCATTTTGGACTTGGTCCTCAGATGGGTGAACCATAGCAGAAAATCACGTGTCGAGCACCTGATTGAACTCCTGAAGCAAGTGAGACTGGAACTTGTAAGCCCTTCTTTCCTGGTGGAAGCTCGGAAAAGGAACACGGTGCTTCTTTCTAATTCAGAATGCCATGATATGATTGATGGAGCATTAGAAACTATAAAGAAATCCAACCACCCCTCTCTCAGTCTTCGCTATGGTATGGAGACCACCAGTCTTCTACTTTGCATCGGCAATAATTCTCTGGGGATTCGATCAAGACATGGTAGCTATGCAGATGCCAGTTTTTGTTACGCTCCTGCAACACAAAAGACTTACTTCATTTCCTCCCCGAAGTATGGTGAGGGTTTAGGATGTGTGTGTACCGGTGTTGTCACTGAGAACAACGATATTATTGTGGCAGGGGAGGCCAGTGCTGTCAAAATGTCTAGACAAAAAGCCAAGAACATTGAAATTTATAG GTACCACAGTAGAGGAAACCGGTTTTGGCAAAGTTTGTGCACTGCTCAGTTTCGCGAACTCTATGCCTTGGGCACTGTTCATAATGACCTGTATATCATAGGAGGGCAAATGAAACTGAAAAACCAATATCTGGTCACAAACTGTGTTGAGAAGTATTCCATGGAGCAAGATAGCTGGAGAAGCGTGGCGCCTCTTCCGGTGCAACTGGCCTGCCATGCTGTGGTAACAGTAAATAATAAACTCTATGTgatgggaggctggacaccacaG ATGGATCTCCCTGACGATGAGCTGGATCGATTAAGTAACAGAACGTTGCAGTATGACCCAGGCCAAGACAAATGGACAGAGTGCACACCAATGAAGTACTCCAAATACCGCTTCAGCACAGCTGTAGTCAACAGTGAGATTTATGTCTTGG GAGGAATTGGCTGCTTGGGTCGAGACAGGGGACAGGCACGGCAATGTCTTGATGCAGTGGAGATTTATAACCCTGATGGAGATTTCTGGAGAGATGGGCCTCCGATGCCTTCTCCTTTACTCAGCTTAAGAACCAATTCCACTAATGCAGGCTCGGTGGAAGGGAAGCTATATCTCTGCGGAGGATTTCATGGAGCAG CTCGCCATGAAATTATCACCAAAACGATCCTAGAGTTGGATACGTGGGGAAACCAGTGGAATGTGGTGGCCGTCAACGTCCTCATGCATGACAGCTACGATGTCTGCCTCGTAGCTAGACTGAACCCCCGAGATctcatccccccaccctctgacctAGTGGATCAATAG